The Hevea brasiliensis isolate MT/VB/25A 57/8 chromosome 1, ASM3005281v1, whole genome shotgun sequence genome has a window encoding:
- the LOC110650330 gene encoding uncharacterized protein LOC110650330 isoform X1, with amino-acid sequence MDGSDMNVSSSSTPNKLPSISKGADENEHSYQEMGLNVQNSKKPSATTTTKHYMSPTISAVSKANPPRKKILAERNESLHNSLQNASILDSKTIQKSTSLDSKTTSSTEFDENEQNALVDDLSSKPYDPLTNYLSPRPKFLRYKVNRRQELFLRRENQEKEGKDGLTIIRNGSLETQKGIDSEGNLASSCGSLAAGFNETNVKEEGEEIGESEDELEEVYEERCWGFGGILKFLLLLSVLVFSTLYISDMNSSTPPSVVQAVTGLKDGYHMIQDHVYEFVKSLESGKYFLVGREGKQTSFVDIDGIEEEEMIEDVKIGEAEHSDRLNELVEISSGEGRVLEMVEDEKEGVVDELSEGEESEAVQIVEHGEKEIVDELQGPEAVEVLQMPLTNESSVPDTFEKENEMARYPIKEEIFDWQMGGMVIDSDDHEILIDEAEGTQKEDLIKHIETESILKAVIGFSVFSSIIASLVLALRFRKNRNARKDNHQVVEPCFDSVIANKCCSPLANEEDKHIEHPVSIANSRSLINSLEEDYKQTYESRAPTIELLGELQVEEMSSSLRSCGMKNRVIESEVSSYSVSMEKVGIGSNAASVPVRVQPALSQISNMNLPSYTDGRKNVKKEQDGGDGEVNKVVVTTPLRRSSRIRNRSIAHPHDYYSAEPASSYETPFSVVSFCSSFYS; translated from the exons ATGGATGGTTCTGATATGAACGTTTCCTCATCATCGACTCCAAATAAACTCCCTTCTATCTCGAAAG GTGCAGATGAGAATGAGCATAGCTATCAAGAAATGGGACTAAATGTGCAAAACTCAAAGAAACCATCAGCAACAACAACTACAAAGCACTATATGTCACCGACAATATCTGCAGTTTCAAAAGCCAATCCTCCAAGAAAGAAAATCTTAGCTGAAAGGAATGAGTCTCTGCATAATTCTCTCCAAAATGCCTCAATTCTTGATTCAAAAACCATCCAGAAGTCCACTAGTCTTGATTCAAAAACCACTTCTAGCACTGAATTTGATGAGAATGAGCAAAATGCCCTTGTTGATGATCTTTCATCAAAGCCTTATGACCCATTAACTAATTATCTCTCCCCAAGGCCTAAATTTCTTCGCTATAAGGTTAACAGGCGCCAGGAATTATTTCTTAGAAGAGAAAATCAGGAGAAAGAAGGCAAAGATGGGCTAACTATTATTAGAAATGGTTCTTTGGAGACCCAGAAAGGCATTGATAGTGAAGGTAATTTGGCTAGTTCCTGTGGTTCTTTGGCTGCTGGTTTTAATGAAACTAATGTGAAGGAAGAGGGCGAAGAGATTGGTGAAAGTGAAGATGAACTTGAGGAGGTATACGAGGAAAGATGCTGGGGTTTTGGAGGAATACTTAAATTTTTGCTTTTGTTGTCTGTTTTAGTTTTTTCTACTTTATATATTTCTGATATGAACTCTTCTACACCTCCATCTGTTGTACAAGCTGTTACGGGTCTCAAGGATGGGTATCACATGATACAAGATCATGTATATGAATTTGTGAAGAGTCTTGAGAGTGGAAAATACTTCTTGGTTGGCAGAGAAGGAAAGCAAACGAGTTTTGTTGATATAGATGGAATTGAGGAAGAAGAGATGATTGAAGATGTAAAAATAGGAGAAGCAGAACACAGTGATAGGTTGAATGAACTGGTAGAGATAAGTAGTGGAGAAGGCAGAGTTCTAGAGATGGTTGAAGACGAAAAGGAAGGAGTAGTAGATGAACTAAGTGAAGGAGAAGAAAGTGAGGCTGTGCAGATTGTGGAACATGGAGAGAAGGAAATAGTTGACGAGTTGCAGGGACCGGAAGCTGTGGAAGTGCTTCAAATGCCCTTAACGAATGAATCTAGTGTTCCAGATACTTTTGAGAAGGAAAATGAGATGGCGAGATATCCAATCAAAGAAGAAATCTTTGACTGGCAAATGGGTGGAATGGTTATTGATTCTGATGACCATGAAATTCTTATTGATGAAGCAGAAGGTACTCAAAAGGAGGACCTTATCAAACACATAGAAACAGAGTCgattctgaaagctgtcattGGGTTTTCTGTCTTTTCTTCAATTATAGCATCTCTGGTATTAGCTCTTCGCTTTAGAAAGAACAGAAATGCAAGAAAGGACAATCATCAAGTTGTTGAACCTTGTTTCGACTCCGTGATAGCTAACAAATGTTGTTCACCGCTTGCTAATGAGGAAGATAAGCACATTGAGCATCCTGTTTCAATTGCCAACTCCAGGTCTCTGATTAATTCACTGGAAGAAGATTACAAACAAACATATGAAAGCCGAGCTCCAACCATTGAGTTGCTTGGTGAGCTTCAGGTTGAAGAAATGAGCAGCTCTCTCAGGAGCTGTGGCATGAAAAACAGGGTGATAGAGAGTGAAGTAAGCAGTTATTCTGTTTCCATGGAGAAGGTGGGGATAGGCAGCAACGCTGCTTCAGTTCCTGTTCGTGTGCAACCAGCTTTATCACAGATCTCAAACATGAATTTGCCTTCATATACTGATGGGAGGAAAAATGTGAAGAAAGAG CAGGACGGAGGGGATGGAGAAGTGAATAAAGTGGTTGTGACAACTCCTCTGAGGCGATCAAGCAGGATCCGCAATCGTTCAATTGCGCATCCCCATGATTATTATTCTGCTGAACCTGCTTCTTCTTATGAAACACCTTTCTCTGTTGTTTCATTTTGCAGCTCCTTCTACTCATAA
- the LOC110650330 gene encoding uncharacterized protein LOC110650330 isoform X2 has protein sequence MDGSDMNVSSSSTPNKLPSISKGADENEHSYQEMGLNVQNSKKPSATTTTKHYMSPTISAVSKANPPRKKILAERNESLHNSLQNASILDSKTIQKSTSLDSKTTSSTEFDENEQNALVDDLSSKPYDPLTNYLSPRPKFLRYKVNRRQELFLRRENQEKEGKDGLTIIRNGSLETQKGIDSEGNLASSCGSLAAGFNETNVKEEGEEIGESEDELEEVYEERCWGFGGILKFLLLLSVLVFSTLYISDMNSSTPPSVVQAVTGLKDGYHMIQDHVYEFVKSLESGKYFLVGREGKQTSFVDIDGIEEEEMIEDVKIGEAEHSDRLNELVEISSGEGRVLEMVEDEKEGVVDELSEGEESEAVQIVEHGEKEIVDELQGPEAVEVLQMPLTNESSVPDTFEKENEMARYPIKEEIFDWQMGGMVIDSDDHEILIDEAEGTQKEDLIKHIETESILKAVIGFSVFSSIIASLVLALRFRKNRNARKDNHQVVEPCFDSVIANKCCSPLANEEDKHIEHPVSIANSRSLINSLEEDYKQTYESRAPTIELLGELQVEEMSSSLRSCGMKNRVIESEVSSYSVSMEKVGIGSNAASVPVRVQPALSQISNMNLPSYTDGRKNVKKEDGGDGEVNKVVVTTPLRRSSRIRNRSIAHPHDYYSAEPASSYETPFSVVSFCSSFYS, from the exons ATGGATGGTTCTGATATGAACGTTTCCTCATCATCGACTCCAAATAAACTCCCTTCTATCTCGAAAG GTGCAGATGAGAATGAGCATAGCTATCAAGAAATGGGACTAAATGTGCAAAACTCAAAGAAACCATCAGCAACAACAACTACAAAGCACTATATGTCACCGACAATATCTGCAGTTTCAAAAGCCAATCCTCCAAGAAAGAAAATCTTAGCTGAAAGGAATGAGTCTCTGCATAATTCTCTCCAAAATGCCTCAATTCTTGATTCAAAAACCATCCAGAAGTCCACTAGTCTTGATTCAAAAACCACTTCTAGCACTGAATTTGATGAGAATGAGCAAAATGCCCTTGTTGATGATCTTTCATCAAAGCCTTATGACCCATTAACTAATTATCTCTCCCCAAGGCCTAAATTTCTTCGCTATAAGGTTAACAGGCGCCAGGAATTATTTCTTAGAAGAGAAAATCAGGAGAAAGAAGGCAAAGATGGGCTAACTATTATTAGAAATGGTTCTTTGGAGACCCAGAAAGGCATTGATAGTGAAGGTAATTTGGCTAGTTCCTGTGGTTCTTTGGCTGCTGGTTTTAATGAAACTAATGTGAAGGAAGAGGGCGAAGAGATTGGTGAAAGTGAAGATGAACTTGAGGAGGTATACGAGGAAAGATGCTGGGGTTTTGGAGGAATACTTAAATTTTTGCTTTTGTTGTCTGTTTTAGTTTTTTCTACTTTATATATTTCTGATATGAACTCTTCTACACCTCCATCTGTTGTACAAGCTGTTACGGGTCTCAAGGATGGGTATCACATGATACAAGATCATGTATATGAATTTGTGAAGAGTCTTGAGAGTGGAAAATACTTCTTGGTTGGCAGAGAAGGAAAGCAAACGAGTTTTGTTGATATAGATGGAATTGAGGAAGAAGAGATGATTGAAGATGTAAAAATAGGAGAAGCAGAACACAGTGATAGGTTGAATGAACTGGTAGAGATAAGTAGTGGAGAAGGCAGAGTTCTAGAGATGGTTGAAGACGAAAAGGAAGGAGTAGTAGATGAACTAAGTGAAGGAGAAGAAAGTGAGGCTGTGCAGATTGTGGAACATGGAGAGAAGGAAATAGTTGACGAGTTGCAGGGACCGGAAGCTGTGGAAGTGCTTCAAATGCCCTTAACGAATGAATCTAGTGTTCCAGATACTTTTGAGAAGGAAAATGAGATGGCGAGATATCCAATCAAAGAAGAAATCTTTGACTGGCAAATGGGTGGAATGGTTATTGATTCTGATGACCATGAAATTCTTATTGATGAAGCAGAAGGTACTCAAAAGGAGGACCTTATCAAACACATAGAAACAGAGTCgattctgaaagctgtcattGGGTTTTCTGTCTTTTCTTCAATTATAGCATCTCTGGTATTAGCTCTTCGCTTTAGAAAGAACAGAAATGCAAGAAAGGACAATCATCAAGTTGTTGAACCTTGTTTCGACTCCGTGATAGCTAACAAATGTTGTTCACCGCTTGCTAATGAGGAAGATAAGCACATTGAGCATCCTGTTTCAATTGCCAACTCCAGGTCTCTGATTAATTCACTGGAAGAAGATTACAAACAAACATATGAAAGCCGAGCTCCAACCATTGAGTTGCTTGGTGAGCTTCAGGTTGAAGAAATGAGCAGCTCTCTCAGGAGCTGTGGCATGAAAAACAGGGTGATAGAGAGTGAAGTAAGCAGTTATTCTGTTTCCATGGAGAAGGTGGGGATAGGCAGCAACGCTGCTTCAGTTCCTGTTCGTGTGCAACCAGCTTTATCACAGATCTCAAACATGAATTTGCCTTCATATACTGATGGGAGGAAAAATGTGAAGAAAGAG GACGGAGGGGATGGAGAAGTGAATAAAGTGGTTGTGACAACTCCTCTGAGGCGATCAAGCAGGATCCGCAATCGTTCAATTGCGCATCCCCATGATTATTATTCTGCTGAACCTGCTTCTTCTTATGAAACACCTTTCTCTGTTGTTTCATTTTGCAGCTCCTTCTACTCATAA
- the LOC110650330 gene encoding uncharacterized protein LOC110650330 isoform X3, which yields MDGSDMNVSSSSTPNKLPSISKDENEHSYQEMGLNVQNSKKPSATTTTKHYMSPTISAVSKANPPRKKILAERNESLHNSLQNASILDSKTIQKSTSLDSKTTSSTEFDENEQNALVDDLSSKPYDPLTNYLSPRPKFLRYKVNRRQELFLRRENQEKEGKDGLTIIRNGSLETQKGIDSEGNLASSCGSLAAGFNETNVKEEGEEIGESEDELEEVYEERCWGFGGILKFLLLLSVLVFSTLYISDMNSSTPPSVVQAVTGLKDGYHMIQDHVYEFVKSLESGKYFLVGREGKQTSFVDIDGIEEEEMIEDVKIGEAEHSDRLNELVEISSGEGRVLEMVEDEKEGVVDELSEGEESEAVQIVEHGEKEIVDELQGPEAVEVLQMPLTNESSVPDTFEKENEMARYPIKEEIFDWQMGGMVIDSDDHEILIDEAEGTQKEDLIKHIETESILKAVIGFSVFSSIIASLVLALRFRKNRNARKDNHQVVEPCFDSVIANKCCSPLANEEDKHIEHPVSIANSRSLINSLEEDYKQTYESRAPTIELLGELQVEEMSSSLRSCGMKNRVIESEVSSYSVSMEKVGIGSNAASVPVRVQPALSQISNMNLPSYTDGRKNVKKEQDGGDGEVNKVVVTTPLRRSSRIRNRSIAHPHDYYSAEPASSYETPFSVVSFCSSFYS from the exons ATGGATGGTTCTGATATGAACGTTTCCTCATCATCGACTCCAAATAAACTCCCTTCTATCTCGAAAG ATGAGAATGAGCATAGCTATCAAGAAATGGGACTAAATGTGCAAAACTCAAAGAAACCATCAGCAACAACAACTACAAAGCACTATATGTCACCGACAATATCTGCAGTTTCAAAAGCCAATCCTCCAAGAAAGAAAATCTTAGCTGAAAGGAATGAGTCTCTGCATAATTCTCTCCAAAATGCCTCAATTCTTGATTCAAAAACCATCCAGAAGTCCACTAGTCTTGATTCAAAAACCACTTCTAGCACTGAATTTGATGAGAATGAGCAAAATGCCCTTGTTGATGATCTTTCATCAAAGCCTTATGACCCATTAACTAATTATCTCTCCCCAAGGCCTAAATTTCTTCGCTATAAGGTTAACAGGCGCCAGGAATTATTTCTTAGAAGAGAAAATCAGGAGAAAGAAGGCAAAGATGGGCTAACTATTATTAGAAATGGTTCTTTGGAGACCCAGAAAGGCATTGATAGTGAAGGTAATTTGGCTAGTTCCTGTGGTTCTTTGGCTGCTGGTTTTAATGAAACTAATGTGAAGGAAGAGGGCGAAGAGATTGGTGAAAGTGAAGATGAACTTGAGGAGGTATACGAGGAAAGATGCTGGGGTTTTGGAGGAATACTTAAATTTTTGCTTTTGTTGTCTGTTTTAGTTTTTTCTACTTTATATATTTCTGATATGAACTCTTCTACACCTCCATCTGTTGTACAAGCTGTTACGGGTCTCAAGGATGGGTATCACATGATACAAGATCATGTATATGAATTTGTGAAGAGTCTTGAGAGTGGAAAATACTTCTTGGTTGGCAGAGAAGGAAAGCAAACGAGTTTTGTTGATATAGATGGAATTGAGGAAGAAGAGATGATTGAAGATGTAAAAATAGGAGAAGCAGAACACAGTGATAGGTTGAATGAACTGGTAGAGATAAGTAGTGGAGAAGGCAGAGTTCTAGAGATGGTTGAAGACGAAAAGGAAGGAGTAGTAGATGAACTAAGTGAAGGAGAAGAAAGTGAGGCTGTGCAGATTGTGGAACATGGAGAGAAGGAAATAGTTGACGAGTTGCAGGGACCGGAAGCTGTGGAAGTGCTTCAAATGCCCTTAACGAATGAATCTAGTGTTCCAGATACTTTTGAGAAGGAAAATGAGATGGCGAGATATCCAATCAAAGAAGAAATCTTTGACTGGCAAATGGGTGGAATGGTTATTGATTCTGATGACCATGAAATTCTTATTGATGAAGCAGAAGGTACTCAAAAGGAGGACCTTATCAAACACATAGAAACAGAGTCgattctgaaagctgtcattGGGTTTTCTGTCTTTTCTTCAATTATAGCATCTCTGGTATTAGCTCTTCGCTTTAGAAAGAACAGAAATGCAAGAAAGGACAATCATCAAGTTGTTGAACCTTGTTTCGACTCCGTGATAGCTAACAAATGTTGTTCACCGCTTGCTAATGAGGAAGATAAGCACATTGAGCATCCTGTTTCAATTGCCAACTCCAGGTCTCTGATTAATTCACTGGAAGAAGATTACAAACAAACATATGAAAGCCGAGCTCCAACCATTGAGTTGCTTGGTGAGCTTCAGGTTGAAGAAATGAGCAGCTCTCTCAGGAGCTGTGGCATGAAAAACAGGGTGATAGAGAGTGAAGTAAGCAGTTATTCTGTTTCCATGGAGAAGGTGGGGATAGGCAGCAACGCTGCTTCAGTTCCTGTTCGTGTGCAACCAGCTTTATCACAGATCTCAAACATGAATTTGCCTTCATATACTGATGGGAGGAAAAATGTGAAGAAAGAG CAGGACGGAGGGGATGGAGAAGTGAATAAAGTGGTTGTGACAACTCCTCTGAGGCGATCAAGCAGGATCCGCAATCGTTCAATTGCGCATCCCCATGATTATTATTCTGCTGAACCTGCTTCTTCTTATGAAACACCTTTCTCTGTTGTTTCATTTTGCAGCTCCTTCTACTCATAA
- the LOC110650331 gene encoding protein OXIDATIVE STRESS 3, whose translation MGDGEERMLQAPVLASAPQQEGRHNAKHEDQWLIVEGDDDNIFNASSLDNSSTSNGSTCSSDMVDDASSPTSTLPSSSNSNNGPLFEFSELMAHLPIKRGLSKYYQGKSQSFTSLSRVTSIEDLPKKETPYMRKIKASKSYGNGLDAHKPYTLPKAIISKKVSRGLSSLSFPARRGSLLNSSRPPPAPVQKKF comes from the exons ATGGGTGATGGTGAAGAAAGAATGCTTCAAGCTCCAGTACTAGCCTCTGCGCCACAACAGGAAGGTAGGCATAACGCAAAGCATGAAGATCAATGGCTGATCGTGGAAGGTGATGATGATAATATCTTCAACGCATCTTCACTTGATAATTCAAGTACTTCTAATGGATCAACTTGTTCGTCAGATATGGTAGATGATGCATCTTCACCGACCTCTACCTTACCCTCTTCTTCAAATTCTAACAATGGTCCTTTGTTTGAATTTTCTGAACTCATGGCCCATTTACCCATCAA GAGAGGATTATCCAAATATTATCAAGGCAAGTCTCAGTCTTTTACATCTCTATCAAGGGTAACAAGCATTGAAGACCTTCCAAAGAAGGAAACTCCTTATATGAGGAAGATCAAAGCATCTAAGAGCTATGGGAATGGATTGGATGCCCACAAACCATACACTCTTCCAAAAGCTATCATATCAAAGAAGGTCTCAAGAGGTTTGTCTTCTTTATCTTTTCCGGCAAGAAGAGGCAGTCTTCTAAATAGCAGCAGGCCTCCTCCAGCTCCAGTACAAAAGAAGTTTTAG